The Synechococcus sp. MU1643 genome contains a region encoding:
- a CDS encoding DUF3318 domain-containing protein, whose product MSELQRLKGLLPPEMQSWVFVESAAAVDPPLITLEEIGRDEVEIQVDLDEWDALALDHRNLLFWHEVGRIQNDTIPRDGWEMAALAIGLGGAIGELWVQDGLLLMMALGLSGFAGYRLYLKNNSEKRLQDAISADERAIDLACRFGYSVPNAYRSLGGALKDLVEKTRKKRRRSYYEDRLEALRKSASKARAEMAQQEGSRSSVTSENVYG is encoded by the coding sequence ATGAGTGAGCTCCAGCGCCTGAAGGGGCTGCTGCCACCGGAAATGCAGAGCTGGGTGTTTGTGGAATCAGCTGCTGCAGTCGATCCTCCATTGATCACCCTGGAAGAGATCGGGCGGGATGAAGTGGAGATCCAGGTGGATCTCGATGAATGGGATGCCCTCGCGCTGGACCATCGCAATCTCTTGTTCTGGCACGAGGTTGGCCGCATTCAGAACGACACGATTCCTCGGGATGGTTGGGAGATGGCGGCTCTCGCCATCGGCCTCGGGGGAGCCATCGGTGAATTGTGGGTTCAGGACGGCCTGCTGCTGATGATGGCCCTTGGCCTTTCCGGATTCGCGGGCTACAGGCTGTACCTGAAGAACAATTCTGAAAAGCGTCTTCAAGACGCCATCAGCGCTGATGAGCGCGCGATTGACCTGGCCTGCCGGTTTGGTTACAGCGTGCCCAATGCCTACCGCAGTTTGGGGGGAGCGCTGAAGGACTTGGTCGAGAAGACCCGCAAGAAGCGCCGCCGCAGCTACTACGAAGACCGTCTTGAGGCCCTGCGCAAGAGCGCCAGCAAGGCCAGAGCTGAAATGGCCCAACAGGAGGGCTCACGTAGTTCCGTCACCAGTGAGAATGTTTATGGATAG
- the rsfS gene encoding ribosome silencing factor → MDSEKLAELVADACDDRKATDIRLIRVDEVSSLADWMVIAGGQSDVQVRAIARSVEDRLETEADLLPLRKEGLNEGRWALLDYGDVIVHVLMPDERGYYDLEAFWSHGESRTFLPSDN, encoded by the coding sequence ATGGATAGCGAGAAGCTTGCTGAGTTGGTGGCAGACGCCTGCGATGACCGCAAGGCCACTGATATCCGACTAATCCGCGTTGATGAAGTCTCCAGCCTTGCCGATTGGATGGTCATCGCCGGTGGTCAGTCCGATGTTCAGGTGCGTGCCATTGCACGGTCTGTTGAAGACCGCTTGGAGACGGAGGCAGACCTGCTTCCTTTGCGGAAGGAAGGGCTGAATGAGGGGCGCTGGGCTCTTCTGGACTACGGCGACGTCATCGTTCATGTGCTGATGCCCGATGAGCGCGGCTACTACGACCTTGAGGCGTTTTGGAGTCACGGTGAAAGCCGAACCTTCTTACCGTCGGATAACTAG
- a CDS encoding CGLD27 family protein: protein MPEAVSCPVPPEQRPLEEFQQLCESWFFSWPAGQAPRLTQRLAGFWLLILPVCSLIASGSWTLKQDPPRLLASAAVAALVLPLLLLVRQWLGWTYVMQRLLRESVDYEESGWYDGQTWEKPLSWRERDLLVARHEVRPILGRLGRAMATSAGLMLAGASLCQAL from the coding sequence ATGCCAGAAGCGGTGTCCTGCCCCGTTCCGCCGGAGCAGCGGCCACTTGAAGAGTTTCAGCAGCTCTGCGAGTCATGGTTCTTTTCTTGGCCAGCGGGGCAAGCTCCTCGCCTGACTCAACGCCTTGCCGGCTTCTGGCTGCTGATACTTCCGGTCTGCAGCTTGATTGCCAGTGGGAGTTGGACCTTGAAGCAGGATCCGCCCAGGCTCTTGGCCTCAGCCGCTGTTGCAGCTCTTGTGCTCCCCCTGCTGCTACTGGTTCGGCAATGGCTTGGATGGACTTACGTCATGCAGAGGCTTCTGCGTGAATCCGTCGACTACGAGGAATCCGGCTGGTACGACGGGCAGACTTGGGAAAAGCCGCTGTCCTGGCGGGAACGGGATCTTCTTGTGGCCCGGCATGAGGTTCGCCCGATCCTTGGTCGTCTGGGACGAGCCATGGCCACATCGGCGGGTTTGATGCTGGCCGGTGCCAGTCTCTGTCAGGCTCTCTGA
- a CDS encoding asparaginase, which yields MTLPSGFSPAARSASAPLEVCLRRGSITESVHRVHAVVCDGRGRVLMSAGNPGQESFIRSALKPFQALPFLSSGTADQLDVDERGIAISCASHAGTNAHAREAFRLLWKAELDSSSLQCPVPNGADSPLQHNCSGKHAAFLATSRKMGWPIETYLQQDHPLQVEVNRRVAELIGLPAEELVAERDDCGAPTLVLQFAQMALLYAHLGASQNAEFEQISRAMLSHPDLVAGEGRFDTELMRRSHGQVLSKGGAEGIQCLSRVGEGLGVAIKVEDGSRRAKQAVALHLLRQLEWLTPMGLDELDEQVLVVNPTVKLRVSGALQS from the coding sequence ATGACTTTGCCCTCGGGCTTCAGCCCTGCAGCCCGATCCGCCTCAGCCCCCCTTGAGGTCTGTCTGCGGCGTGGATCGATTACGGAATCGGTGCATCGCGTTCATGCGGTGGTTTGTGATGGCCGAGGACGGGTGTTGATGTCGGCAGGAAACCCCGGGCAGGAAAGTTTCATTCGTTCGGCTCTTAAACCCTTTCAGGCTCTGCCGTTTCTTAGCAGTGGAACCGCCGACCAACTGGATGTAGATGAACGGGGCATCGCCATCAGCTGCGCGTCCCATGCGGGTACCAATGCCCACGCCCGGGAAGCCTTCAGATTGCTCTGGAAAGCAGAGTTGGACAGCTCCTCACTTCAATGTCCAGTTCCCAATGGGGCTGATAGCCCGCTGCAGCACAATTGTTCTGGTAAGCACGCTGCCTTCCTGGCCACCAGTCGAAAGATGGGCTGGCCGATCGAGACCTATCTCCAGCAGGACCATCCGCTGCAGGTTGAAGTGAACCGCCGGGTCGCTGAACTGATCGGTCTACCTGCTGAGGAATTGGTTGCAGAACGGGATGACTGTGGTGCTCCCACCCTGGTGTTGCAGTTCGCTCAGATGGCCTTGCTCTATGCCCACCTAGGCGCTTCACAGAATGCTGAATTCGAGCAGATCAGTCGAGCGATGCTGAGTCATCCCGATCTGGTGGCCGGCGAGGGTCGTTTTGACACCGAGCTGATGAGGCGCAGCCATGGTCAGGTCTTGAGCAAAGGTGGTGCAGAGGGTATTCAATGCCTCAGCCGCGTTGGTGAGGGTCTTGGAGTAGCCATCAAGGTGGAAGACGGCTCCCGTCGTGCCAAGCAAGCGGTTGCTCTGCATTTGTTGCGTCAACTGGAGTGGCTCACACCGATGGGGCTCGATGAGCTCGATGAGCAGGTACTGGTCGTGAACCCGACCGTCAAGCTCAGAGTGTCCGGTGCCTTGCAGTCGTGA
- a CDS encoding GMC oxidoreductase: MSSRSMNCDGPWDAIVVGSGASGGVAAMTLSEAGARVLVVEAGPDLNSTQAFGSEPGNLLRRIVGLISGSHRLQSQHPGYWKANPRLYADERLHPYEHPAEQPFLWTRGLQVGGRSLTWGGITLRLSDEDLAGVDVEGEQVSWPLRSGELTSHYAELERWLGVHGGRDGLNHLPDGETQPALAATPAEERFAEAVRQRLGYPVIPSRGFGPAPQGEDPAWPRSSSRGSSLPRAMATGRTQLLSAHLVEHLLMDAGGDKAIGVVAVDQSNGNRRELKADLVVLAASTIQTVSILLRSRRGEQSNGLDDPSGRLGTRLMDHVSTSQFFAFPEPVQGDQPMLTGAGSFFVPFGRHLPSADFQGGYGLWGGIGRFDPPRWLRRRPSTITGFLIGHGEVLPRADNRVTLSERMDRWGVRVPSIACRWSGNELAMVGHMRASIQACITAAGGEAKSIKDLFHLPLVEPFLEGAVALSDGAAPPGYYIHEVGGAAMGGSETSSVVDSSNRLWRAPNVLVVDGACWPTSAWQSPTLTMMALSRRACLMALSGRGG; encoded by the coding sequence ATGAGCAGTCGCTCCATGAACTGCGATGGCCCTTGGGACGCCATTGTTGTTGGCTCGGGAGCGAGTGGCGGCGTGGCCGCCATGACCTTGTCTGAAGCAGGAGCGCGCGTGCTTGTGGTGGAGGCAGGACCTGACCTCAACAGCACGCAAGCCTTCGGGTCTGAACCAGGAAATCTGCTGCGGCGGATCGTGGGCCTGATCAGCGGCAGCCACCGCCTGCAGTCCCAGCATCCCGGCTACTGGAAAGCCAACCCTCGTCTGTATGCCGACGAGCGTCTGCATCCCTACGAGCACCCGGCGGAACAGCCGTTTCTGTGGACGCGAGGTTTGCAGGTTGGCGGCCGCAGCCTCACATGGGGTGGCATCACCCTGCGTCTCTCGGATGAGGATCTGGCTGGTGTGGATGTGGAGGGTGAACAGGTCAGTTGGCCTTTGCGCAGCGGTGAGCTGACTTCTCACTACGCCGAACTGGAGCGCTGGCTAGGAGTTCATGGTGGGCGCGATGGTTTGAATCATCTGCCGGATGGCGAAACGCAACCGGCTCTGGCGGCGACGCCGGCGGAAGAGCGTTTTGCTGAAGCTGTAAGGCAACGGTTGGGTTATCCCGTGATTCCCTCAAGGGGGTTTGGTCCGGCGCCACAGGGAGAGGATCCCGCCTGGCCTCGTTCCAGCAGTCGCGGCAGCAGCCTTCCCCGCGCCATGGCCACAGGACGCACACAGCTGCTTTCTGCGCATTTGGTGGAGCATCTGTTGATGGATGCAGGCGGAGACAAAGCCATTGGTGTGGTTGCCGTTGACCAATCCAACGGCAACCGCAGGGAGTTGAAGGCGGATCTCGTGGTCTTGGCTGCTTCCACGATCCAGACCGTGTCCATCCTGTTGCGTTCCCGTCGTGGGGAACAGAGCAACGGTTTGGACGACCCTTCAGGACGACTTGGAACACGCTTGATGGACCATGTGTCCACATCGCAGTTTTTTGCCTTCCCCGAGCCTGTTCAGGGCGATCAGCCCATGCTCACGGGGGCTGGAAGTTTTTTTGTTCCCTTTGGCCGACACCTGCCATCGGCTGATTTTCAGGGCGGCTATGGCCTCTGGGGTGGCATTGGACGGTTTGATCCGCCGCGGTGGTTGCGGCGTCGCCCTTCAACCATCACAGGGTTCCTCATTGGTCATGGCGAAGTTCTACCCAGGGCTGACAACAGGGTGACCCTGAGTGAGCGCATGGACCGCTGGGGCGTGCGTGTCCCCTCGATTGCCTGCCGTTGGAGCGGCAATGAATTGGCAATGGTGGGGCACATGCGCGCTTCAATTCAGGCCTGCATTACCGCCGCCGGAGGCGAAGCCAAATCGATCAAAGACCTCTTCCACCTGCCCTTGGTTGAGCCTTTCCTGGAGGGAGCTGTTGCGCTATCGGACGGTGCAGCCCCCCCTGGCTACTACATCCACGAGGTGGGAGGGGCTGCGATGGGGGGAAGTGAGACCAGCAGCGTTGTTGATTCCTCTAACCGTCTTTGGCGAGCTCCCAACGTTCTTGTGGTGGATGGCGCCTGTTGGCCGACGTCGGCTTGGCAGAGCCCAACCCTAACGATGATGGCCCTGAGCCGTCGGGCCTGTCTGATGGCCCTCAGTGGTCGGGGCGGATGA
- a CDS encoding DUF2811 domain-containing protein: MNRNHLERCHEKGTTERGTASKASYVSLETEIPEVLYRGMKDFLGENPTWDQYRVMSSALAHFLFQNGCDDRAVTERYLDDLFIRPDH, encoded by the coding sequence ATGAATCGAAATCACCTTGAGCGATGCCATGAAAAGGGGACCACTGAGCGCGGTACTGCTTCAAAAGCCAGCTACGTGAGCCTGGAAACGGAAATCCCCGAGGTGCTCTATCGAGGCATGAAGGATTTCCTCGGGGAGAACCCCACCTGGGACCAATACCGCGTGATGAGTTCTGCTCTCGCCCACTTTCTGTTTCAGAACGGCTGTGACGACCGCGCCGTTACCGAGCGCTATCTCGACGATCTGTTCATCCGCCCCGACCACTGA